In one window of Aquimarina spinulae DNA:
- the hisF gene encoding imidazole glycerol phosphate synthase subunit HisF, producing the protein MLTKRIIPCLDIKNGRTVKGVNFVDLRDAGDPVELADAYSKAGADELVFLDISATEERRKTLAELVLKVAEKINIPFTVGGGISSIEDVDVLLQNGADKVSINSSAVKNPQLVNDLAGKFGSQCITVAIDAKQIDGKWIVHLVGGKVPTELDLFDWAKEVEKRGAGEILFTSMDHDGTKDGFANEALSILSEELNIPIIASGGAGNIQHFVDTFNEGRADAALAASVFHFKEIEIKDLKKKLQDNKILVRL; encoded by the coding sequence ATGTTAACAAAGAGAATTATACCATGTTTAGATATCAAAAACGGCCGAACCGTAAAAGGAGTCAATTTTGTAGATCTGCGAGATGCGGGTGATCCTGTAGAACTTGCTGATGCATATTCAAAAGCAGGTGCAGATGAATTAGTGTTCTTGGATATCTCTGCAACAGAAGAACGTCGTAAAACATTAGCAGAATTGGTGCTTAAAGTAGCAGAAAAAATAAATATCCCTTTTACTGTAGGTGGAGGAATTTCATCTATTGAAGATGTAGATGTTTTATTGCAAAATGGAGCCGATAAAGTATCTATAAATTCTTCTGCAGTAAAGAACCCGCAATTGGTTAATGATCTGGCAGGAAAATTTGGATCACAATGTATTACCGTAGCTATAGATGCAAAACAAATCGATGGTAAATGGATAGTACACTTAGTAGGAGGCAAAGTACCTACAGAATTGGATTTGTTTGACTGGGCGAAAGAAGTAGAAAAACGAGGGGCTGGAGAGATATTGTTTACATCTATGGATCATGATGGTACCAAAGACGGGTTTGCGAATGAAGCATTGTCTATATTGTCAGAAGAGCTAAATATACCCATAATTGCTTCTGGTGGAGCAGGAAATATTCAACATTTTGTAGATACATTTAATGAAGGTAGAGCAGATGCTGCACTAGCAGCAAGTGTTTTTCACTTTAAAGAAATAGAAATTAAAGATTTAAAAAAGAAATTACAGGATAATAAAATTCTTGTACGATTATAA
- the hisIE gene encoding bifunctional phosphoribosyl-AMP cyclohydrolase/phosphoribosyl-ATP diphosphatase HisIE encodes MEINFNKNNDGLVPAIIQDAITKNVLMLGYMNQEAYHTTVETKKVTFFSRTKNRLWTKGEESGNILNLVDIKNDCDNDSLLITVNPVGPTCHKGSDTCWNEDNKQSYGFLSELEDVIRNRKENQNDSTSYVASLFRKGINKVAQKVGEEAVEVVIEAKDDNEKLFLNESADLLFHYLILLQAKGYELKDIVKVLKSRS; translated from the coding sequence ATGGAAATAAATTTCAATAAAAATAATGACGGACTTGTTCCTGCTATTATACAGGATGCAATAACTAAGAATGTATTAATGCTTGGATACATGAATCAAGAGGCATATCATACTACTGTAGAAACAAAAAAAGTAACTTTTTTTAGCCGTACCAAAAATAGATTATGGACAAAAGGAGAAGAAAGTGGTAACATTTTGAATCTAGTAGACATAAAGAATGATTGCGATAATGATTCTCTTTTGATTACAGTGAATCCAGTAGGCCCAACTTGTCATAAAGGATCAGATACATGTTGGAACGAAGATAATAAACAATCTTATGGATTTTTGTCAGAACTTGAAGATGTGATTAGAAATCGAAAAGAAAATCAGAATGATTCAACATCATATGTAGCATCGTTATTTAGAAAAGGAATTAATAAAGTAGCGCAAAAGGTAGGGGAGGAAGCTGTAGAAGTAGTTATAGAAGCTAAGGATGATAATGAAAAGTTATTTTTAAACGAAAGTGCAGACTTATTATTTCATTATTTGATACTTTTACAAGCAAAAGGATATGAGTTAAAAGATATTGTAAAGGTTTTAAAATCTAGAAGTTAA
- a CDS encoding gliding motility-associated C-terminal domain-containing protein, giving the protein MENIDFDGVNGPDGIINLYNETGTTLADGTWRIDPRFKSAFDEVTGNLSTWALKRATTAVTQNNYFFELMNAATCGTDPVRTARLILGPFSGVALPPSGPNNVNAQGCDLIGFDLFSAFALDSNTPSPHLNGEWTYNGSSSSFISVGNDGFLMVEIPYQPGLPLVDQEVFELTYTVSGIAGCSPPQQTTVRVAMVRQVDSGESEPTHICEDDLLAGVYDADIDLTNDLYLLGEDIEGVWLPEPTGQIDNSQDSMVNLRAIYDNLISGNNLRFGREQFDFVYGVEQRSAVCDDKTTKVSFVFYEQLRPFNQKDPPFQICTNIPGTIDLYDLLEFTTENGIPFEYFSDKSTNWRLVSGPSDLGLIVLSPNPDPLKPYTHRGTVNTFGADPGTYIFEYAVSPNINSDPGGFCDPYETDIMADFYCEHPCNIMTARVEVQIFGFDYAGEDTKDINLCESQGQVDLRSLLKTNGNTIATTGVWTNAAGDVIDNTFVFPNSNSSQTFTFTYSTNTVNGCVDSANLTFTINKLSNAGEDESATLCSDDLTITLFDLLGGNPSTTGTWAGPFGYTSPDHLGVFDSSNVLLPVLGAGDYIYVVPGNAGCSASDQSTVTITIVEPVEIGNDRSETFCKIDGRVSLYSLLDRDTPRTGVFEDTDNTGALSVDGVVEFETLTNNIYNFRYVIANTLPCDQSSLNVAIQIVDLPIPNVPPQEFCILDAVRLEDIEVDVLNYNWYTTLESEIPIIDNPLLFDNQVYYIATIDANNCESERLEVPINILNTGERFAKGELCTLDFQDGVSPNGDSQNDTFDLLIEEVYNIPEAFPDFDLKIYNRYGSLVYEGNINTEEFRGESNVSVQLGDDLPSGTYFYVFVPNFENNLPIQGSFYLSR; this is encoded by the coding sequence ATGGAAAATATAGACTTCGACGGGGTCAACGGCCCCGATGGGATTATCAATTTATATAATGAAACTGGTACTACATTAGCAGATGGTACATGGCGTATAGATCCAAGATTTAAATCGGCTTTTGATGAAGTAACCGGTAATTTATCTACATGGGCATTAAAAAGAGCAACTACAGCAGTAACTCAAAATAATTATTTTTTCGAATTAATGAATGCTGCCACCTGTGGTACAGATCCAGTTAGAACCGCTCGGTTAATTTTAGGTCCATTTTCTGGAGTTGCATTACCTCCATCTGGTCCAAATAATGTAAATGCTCAAGGTTGTGATCTTATTGGTTTTGATTTGTTTAGTGCGTTTGCATTAGATAGTAACACACCCTCTCCGCATTTGAACGGGGAATGGACATACAATGGTTCTAGTAGTAGCTTTATAAGTGTTGGCAATGATGGTTTTCTTATGGTTGAAATACCTTATCAGCCTGGGTTGCCTTTAGTAGACCAAGAAGTTTTCGAATTGACTTATACTGTTTCTGGTATTGCGGGATGTTCTCCTCCACAACAAACTACCGTTCGGGTAGCAATGGTTAGACAAGTAGATTCGGGAGAATCTGAGCCCACTCATATTTGTGAAGACGATCTTTTGGCCGGAGTATACGATGCTGATATAGATTTAACTAACGACCTATATTTATTAGGAGAAGATATCGAAGGAGTCTGGTTACCAGAACCTACAGGACAAATTGATAACTCTCAGGATTCTATGGTTAATTTGAGAGCGATTTATGACAATCTTATTAGCGGTAATAACTTACGATTTGGAAGAGAGCAATTTGATTTCGTTTATGGTGTAGAGCAACGTTCTGCAGTGTGTGATGATAAAACCACAAAAGTCAGTTTTGTGTTCTATGAACAACTAAGGCCATTTAACCAAAAGGACCCCCCTTTTCAAATATGTACTAATATTCCTGGAACAATAGATTTATATGATTTGTTAGAATTTACTACAGAAAACGGTATACCATTCGAATATTTTAGTGATAAAAGCACGAATTGGCGCTTGGTTTCGGGCCCCTCTGATTTAGGGCTAATTGTTTTATCACCTAATCCCGATCCATTAAAGCCTTATACACACAGAGGAACTGTAAATACTTTTGGAGCAGATCCTGGTACTTATATTTTTGAATATGCGGTGAGCCCTAATATTAATAGTGATCCTGGTGGTTTTTGTGATCCCTATGAGACTGATATAATGGCAGATTTTTATTGTGAACACCCTTGTAATATTATGACTGCCAGAGTAGAAGTTCAAATATTTGGATTTGACTATGCGGGAGAAGATACAAAAGATATTAACCTATGCGAATCTCAAGGACAAGTAGACCTTAGAAGCTTATTAAAAACTAATGGTAATACAATAGCAACTACAGGAGTATGGACAAACGCAGCAGGAGATGTAATTGATAATACGTTTGTTTTTCCAAATAGTAACAGTTCTCAAACATTTACATTTACCTACTCAACAAACACAGTAAATGGATGTGTTGATAGTGCGAATTTAACATTTACAATTAACAAATTATCTAATGCAGGGGAAGATGAAAGCGCAACACTCTGCTCAGATGATTTAACGATAACCCTTTTTGATCTTTTAGGAGGCAATCCAAGTACAACAGGAACCTGGGCAGGCCCTTTTGGGTATACATCACCAGATCATTTAGGTGTTTTTGATTCTAGTAATGTTTTGTTACCGGTTTTGGGAGCAGGAGATTATATATATGTAGTGCCGGGTAATGCAGGGTGTTCTGCATCAGATCAATCTACAGTAACTATTACCATTGTAGAACCAGTAGAAATTGGTAATGATCGAAGTGAGACTTTTTGTAAAATAGATGGTAGGGTTAGCTTATATTCACTTTTAGATAGAGATACTCCACGTACTGGAGTTTTTGAAGATACCGATAATACAGGTGCGTTAAGTGTGGATGGGGTTGTAGAGTTTGAGACATTAACAAACAATATTTATAATTTTAGATATGTAATAGCAAATACACTGCCTTGTGATCAATCTTCTTTAAATGTAGCCATACAAATTGTGGATTTACCAATCCCTAACGTACCCCCTCAGGAATTTTGTATTCTTGATGCTGTCAGATTAGAAGATATTGAAGTTGATGTTCTAAACTATAACTGGTACACTACTTTAGAAAGTGAAATTCCTATTATTGATAATCCTTTACTTTTTGATAACCAGGTATATTATATTGCTACAATTGATGCAAATAATTGTGAATCCGAACGTCTTGAAGTTCCGATAAATATACTAAATACAGGAGAGAGATTTGCCAAAGGAGAATTATGTACTCTTGATTTTCAGGATGGAGTATCGCCAAACGGTGATAGTCAGAATGATACTTTTGATTTGTTGATAGAAGAGGTGTATAATATCCCAGAAGCATTTCCTGATTTTGATTTGAAAATATATAATAGATATGGTAGTCTTGTCTATGAAGGAAATATTAATACAGAAGAATTTAGAGGAGAAAGCAATGTATCAGTACAGTTAGGAGATGATCTTCCTTCGGGAACATACTTTTATGTTTTTGTTCCAAATTTTGAAAATAATTTACCAATACAAGGAAGTTTTTACCTAAGCAGATAA
- a CDS encoding type IX secretion system membrane protein PorP/SprF, whose product MKLKLVFIMSIIFCSMIYAQQEPQYSQYMYNMSTVNPAYATGQSGLISTGLLYRRQWTGIEGAPQTANIFANIPMSEKIELSVNYVNDRIGDAIPVNNDYINVDFAYITKISDQTRLSYGLKAGINNFKIDPSGSDVANDPAFADNTSTTQLNIGAGLYLFTNNFYAGISSPNLLPSDIDIDGIGVAQTKTHIYGIAGYVFDFVDEVKLKPSMVIKQVLDSPLTFDLSLNSLIYDKFELGISYRYTDSFIALAGFNITKNLKVGYSYDFSVSDLSGYNNGSHEIVILFNFDLLKFSNKYSSPRFF is encoded by the coding sequence ATGAAATTGAAGTTAGTTTTTATAATGTCAATAATTTTCTGCTCGATGATCTATGCCCAGCAGGAACCACAATATTCTCAATATATGTATAATATGAGCACGGTTAATCCCGCATATGCTACAGGTCAAAGTGGTTTGATTTCGACCGGGTTATTATACAGAAGGCAATGGACAGGCATTGAAGGGGCGCCGCAGACAGCCAATATATTTGCTAATATCCCTATGAGTGAAAAAATTGAGCTAAGTGTAAATTATGTAAACGATAGGATAGGAGATGCTATCCCGGTTAATAATGATTATATAAACGTTGATTTTGCGTATATCACAAAGATTTCTGATCAAACTCGATTATCATACGGATTGAAAGCAGGTATCAATAATTTTAAAATTGATCCTTCTGGTTCTGATGTCGCTAATGATCCTGCATTTGCAGATAATACATCTACCACACAATTAAATATTGGAGCAGGTTTGTATTTGTTTACTAATAATTTTTATGCAGGTATATCTTCGCCTAATTTACTTCCTAGTGATATAGATATCGATGGTATTGGTGTTGCGCAAACAAAGACACATATATATGGTATTGCTGGATATGTTTTTGACTTTGTTGATGAAGTGAAATTAAAACCTTCGATGGTTATTAAGCAGGTTTTAGATTCTCCTTTAACTTTTGATCTTTCGCTAAACTCTTTGATTTATGATAAGTTCGAATTAGGAATATCTTATCGATATACAGACTCTTTTATTGCTTTGGCAGGGTTTAATATTACAAAAAACCTAAAAGTTGGATATTCCTATGATTTTAGTGTTAGTGACTTAAGCGGTTATAATAATGGAAGTCATGAAATTGTAATACTGTTTAATTTTGACCTTCTTAAGTTTAGTAATAAATATTCCTCTCCAAGATTTTTCTAG
- a CDS encoding OmpA family protein codes for MIKAKILLILTILITQFAFSQQKSRADRFFEKGDYINAAQQYEEELNQEGYTKHILRNITTSYYNTFQFRKAYRYLKILTSGKFYDKDKTYDNRYNFMMYQVLSALGEYEKSVEYLSLYKSNNTVRDFSASDAISTIEDFKLKDDDYTIASAVFNSEASDFGAIRRDSILYFTTDRRPYGPLDKNYRWTHRPFLDIYKVKVDQNNKPVSEIETISKEINSKLHEGNFCFTADGNTIYLSKSNSEKGKKKFDSINNNAIHLYKAIKVDGKWGKPEKLEFNDVNYSVEHPSLSANGEMLYFSSNMPGGYGDFDIYFVTVNQDGTYGKPTNVGPTINTENREQFPFISEKGNLFFSSNGHLGLGMMDIFVSELRRGEFIKPINLGAPINSSYDDFSITYYNETDGFFASNRKKAGDDIYTFSQIGDIFPREYRVRFEVRDYATDNYIANSDVVLYNNDNVKVYESQLDSIAAFDIKIFPGRYNFKASADKYKTRTKPLVVKEKEEETYIIYLDRAKDAVVTDKSDDKNRIQINDSTNINERTRISESNTERKKEEITKTRLREILLADKDGPPVIERNGKLYFDMPPIYFDYDKWNIRADSKKVLDKLAVKLERYKTVYINISSHTDSRGTDSYNQVLSAKRAESTRNYLALVGYVNARRMQFVGFGESQPLIDCDSKVCTEEDHQTNRRSEFEIVRY; via the coding sequence ATGATAAAAGCTAAGATATTATTGATATTAACTATACTGATTACTCAGTTTGCCTTTTCCCAACAAAAAAGCAGAGCAGATCGCTTTTTTGAAAAAGGAGATTATATAAACGCAGCACAGCAATACGAAGAAGAGTTAAATCAGGAAGGATATACCAAACATATCCTTAGAAATATTACCACCTCATACTATAATACTTTTCAATTTAGAAAAGCGTATCGATATCTAAAGATATTAACTTCTGGTAAGTTTTATGATAAGGATAAAACATACGATAATCGGTATAACTTTATGATGTATCAGGTACTGTCTGCTTTAGGAGAATATGAAAAATCTGTAGAATACCTCTCTTTGTATAAATCAAATAATACAGTGAGAGATTTTAGCGCCTCTGATGCGATTTCTACAATAGAGGATTTTAAATTGAAAGATGACGATTATACTATAGCAAGTGCTGTTTTTAACTCTGAAGCCTCTGATTTTGGAGCTATTAGGAGAGATAGTATTCTTTATTTTACTACCGATAGACGTCCTTATGGTCCTTTGGACAAAAATTATAGATGGACACATCGCCCGTTTTTGGATATTTATAAAGTAAAGGTGGATCAGAACAATAAACCTGTTTCTGAAATTGAAACGATTTCAAAAGAAATTAATTCAAAACTTCATGAAGGTAATTTTTGCTTTACTGCCGACGGAAATACAATCTACTTGTCTAAAAGTAATTCTGAAAAAGGAAAAAAGAAATTTGATAGTATTAATAATAATGCTATTCATTTATATAAGGCTATTAAAGTTGATGGTAAATGGGGCAAACCTGAGAAATTAGAATTTAATGATGTAAACTACTCTGTTGAGCATCCTTCATTAAGTGCAAATGGAGAGATGCTATATTTTAGTTCGAATATGCCTGGAGGATATGGAGATTTTGATATTTATTTTGTTACAGTAAATCAGGATGGTACGTATGGTAAACCAACTAATGTAGGGCCAACAATTAATACTGAGAATCGAGAACAGTTTCCATTTATTTCAGAAAAAGGAAATCTATTCTTTTCTTCAAATGGGCATTTAGGATTAGGTATGATGGACATATTTGTTTCAGAATTAAGAAGAGGAGAATTTATAAAACCCATTAACTTGGGAGCACCAATTAATTCTAGCTACGATGATTTTTCTATAACTTATTATAATGAAACAGATGGTTTCTTTGCTTCAAATCGAAAAAAAGCAGGAGATGATATTTATACCTTTTCTCAAATTGGAGATATTTTCCCGCGAGAATATAGAGTACGTTTTGAAGTTAGAGATTATGCAACCGATAATTATATAGCCAATTCAGATGTTGTTTTGTACAATAATGATAATGTAAAAGTATATGAGAGCCAATTAGATTCTATTGCAGCTTTTGATATTAAGATATTTCCCGGGAGGTATAATTTTAAAGCTTCTGCAGATAAGTATAAAACCAGAACCAAACCATTAGTGGTTAAAGAGAAAGAAGAAGAGACCTATATCATTTATTTGGATAGAGCAAAAGATGCCGTTGTAACAGATAAGAGCGATGATAAAAATAGAATACAGATCAACGATAGTACTAATATCAATGAACGTACTAGAATTAGTGAATCTAATACAGAGCGTAAAAAAGAAGAAATTACCAAAACCAGGCTAAGAGAAATTCTTCTTGCAGACAAAGATGGCCCTCCGGTTATCGAAAGGAATGGAAAACTATACTTTGATATGCCTCCAATTTATTTTGATTACGATAAATGGAATATACGAGCTGATTCTAAAAAAGTACTGGATAAACTTGCAGTAAAGTTAGAGCGATATAAAACCGTTTATATTAATATAAGTTCTCATACAGATAGTAGAGGTACAGATTCATATAATCAGGTATTATCAGCCAAAAGAGCAGAATCTACTCGTAATTACCTAGCTTTGGTAGGGTATGTAAATGCAAGGAGAATGCAGTTTGTTGGGTTTGGAGAATCTCAACCTTTAATTGATTGTGATAGTAAAGTGTGTACAGAAGAAGATCATCAAACTAATCGAAGAAGTGAATTCGAAATTGTTAGGTATTAA
- the rpsA gene encoding 30S ribosomal protein S1 — MSEETKNTDVQEVEKKAVAETPQQANPEQFLKDFNWHNYEEGIDPIADSKLEEFEKLVAENFVDTLNDEVVDGTVINITDRDAIIDINAKSEGVISLNEFRYNPDLKVGDKVEVLIDVREDATGQLILSHRKARVIKAWDRVNGAHDTGEIVNGFVKCRTKGGMIVDVFGIEAFLPGSQIDVKPIRDYDAYVGKTMEFKVVKINHEFKNVVVSHKALIEADIEEQKKEIIGQLEKGQVLEGTVKNVTSYGVFVDLGGVDGLVHITDLSWSRINHPNEIVELDQKLNVVILDFDEAKTRIQLGLKQLKPHPWEALDKELKVGDKVKGKVVVIADYGAFIEVEEGVEGLIHVSEMSWSTHLRSAQDFVKVGDQVEAVILTLDREERKMSLGIKQLTPDPWTDITTKYPVGSKHNGIVRNFTNFGVFVELEEGIDGLIYISDLSWTKKIKHPSDFTNVGDKLDVIVLELDVEGRKLSLGHKQTEDNPWDKYEGEFALGTKHTATIGEIVDKGATIDFNEDVVAFVPSRHLEKEDGSKLKKGDEAEFQIIEFNKEFKRVVASHTALFKEEEAKIVKQAAKKAATGSAEKTTLGDIDALADLKAKMEKGGN, encoded by the coding sequence ATGTCTGAAGAAACAAAAAACACAGACGTTCAGGAAGTAGAGAAGAAAGCAGTAGCTGAAACTCCACAACAAGCAAATCCTGAACAATTCCTAAAAGATTTTAATTGGCATAACTACGAAGAAGGGATAGATCCTATCGCTGATTCAAAACTTGAAGAGTTTGAAAAGTTAGTTGCCGAGAATTTTGTAGATACCCTAAATGATGAGGTAGTAGATGGAACAGTAATTAACATCACTGATCGTGATGCTATTATTGATATCAATGCCAAAAGTGAAGGTGTTATCTCATTAAACGAATTTCGTTATAACCCAGATCTTAAAGTAGGAGACAAGGTAGAGGTTTTAATTGATGTGCGTGAAGATGCAACAGGTCAATTAATTTTATCTCACCGTAAAGCTCGTGTGATTAAAGCGTGGGATAGAGTAAATGGTGCTCATGATACAGGTGAAATCGTAAATGGTTTTGTGAAATGTAGAACCAAAGGTGGTATGATCGTAGATGTATTTGGTATCGAAGCATTCTTACCAGGTTCTCAGATCGATGTGAAACCAATTCGTGATTATGATGCATATGTAGGAAAAACAATGGAATTTAAAGTGGTAAAAATAAACCACGAATTCAAAAACGTTGTTGTATCTCATAAAGCACTTATCGAAGCAGATATCGAAGAGCAGAAAAAAGAAATTATTGGTCAATTAGAAAAAGGTCAAGTATTAGAAGGTACGGTTAAGAATGTTACTTCTTACGGTGTATTTGTTGATCTTGGAGGAGTTGATGGATTAGTTCATATTACAGATCTTTCTTGGTCTAGAATCAACCATCCAAATGAGATCGTTGAACTTGATCAGAAATTGAATGTAGTTATCTTAGACTTTGATGAGGCTAAGACTCGTATTCAATTAGGTCTTAAACAATTAAAGCCACATCCATGGGAAGCTCTTGACAAAGAACTTAAAGTAGGTGATAAGGTTAAAGGTAAAGTTGTTGTAATTGCTGATTACGGTGCTTTTATTGAAGTTGAAGAAGGAGTAGAAGGATTAATTCACGTTTCAGAAATGTCTTGGTCTACACATTTACGTTCTGCACAAGATTTCGTAAAAGTAGGTGATCAGGTAGAAGCGGTAATTCTTACCTTAGATAGAGAAGAGCGTAAAATGTCTCTTGGTATCAAACAATTAACTCCAGATCCATGGACAGATATTACTACTAAGTACCCTGTTGGATCTAAGCATAATGGTATCGTTCGTAACTTCACTAATTTTGGTGTATTTGTAGAATTAGAAGAAGGTATCGACGGTCTAATTTATATTTCAGATCTTTCGTGGACTAAGAAAATTAAGCATCCATCAGACTTTACTAATGTAGGTGATAAACTTGATGTAATAGTTCTTGAACTAGATGTCGAAGGACGTAAGTTAAGTCTTGGTCATAAGCAAACAGAAGATAATCCTTGGGATAAATATGAAGGTGAATTTGCTTTAGGAACTAAGCATACTGCAACCATCGGTGAAATTGTAGATAAAGGTGCTACTATAGATTTCAACGAAGATGTTGTTGCTTTTGTACCTTCTCGTCATCTTGAAAAAGAAGATGGAAGTAAGCTTAAGAAAGGTGATGAAGCAGAATTCCAAATTATTGAGTTCAATAAAGAATTCAAGAGAGTAGTTGCTTCTCATACAGCTTTATTCAAGGAAGAAGAAGCTAAAATCGTTAAACAAGCTGCGAAGAAAGCTGCTACAGGTTCAGCAGAAAAAACAACGCTTGGTGATATCGATGCATTAGCAGATCTTAAAGCTAAAATGGAAAAAGGAGGGAACTAG
- the pyrR gene encoding bifunctional pyr operon transcriptional regulator/uracil phosphoribosyltransferase PyrR has product MSQKLLLSAKEIDIILHRLACQLIENHTHFRDTVLIGIQPRGAFLADRIKKILVDDYMVTDVKLGYLDITFYRDDFRRGEKILEANKTHIDFVVEDKRIVFIDDVLYTGRSIRAALTAVQSFGRPQEIELLTLIDRRFSRHLPIQPNYRGRQVDAINQEKVKVDWIENDGKDAVYLIEN; this is encoded by the coding sequence ATGAGTCAAAAATTACTACTTAGTGCGAAAGAGATTGATATAATTCTGCACCGTTTGGCTTGTCAATTAATTGAAAATCACACGCATTTTAGAGATACTGTTTTAATTGGTATTCAGCCAAGAGGAGCTTTTTTAGCTGATCGTATTAAGAAAATTTTGGTTGATGACTATATGGTAACAGACGTCAAATTAGGTTACCTTGATATTACATTCTATCGAGATGATTTTAGGAGAGGAGAAAAAATTCTTGAAGCTAATAAAACTCATATTGATTTTGTAGTAGAAGATAAACGAATTGTATTTATTGATGATGTGTTGTATACTGGGAGAAGTATTAGAGCAGCTTTAACAGCTGTACAATCCTTTGGAAGACCACAAGAAATCGAACTACTAACATTAATTGATAGGCGTTTTAGTAGACATTTACCTATACAACCTAATTATAGAGGTCGCCAGGTAGATGCTATAAATCAAGAAAAAGTAAAAGTAGATTGGATAGAAAATGATGGCAAAGATGCTGTGTATTTAATAGAAAATTAA
- a CDS encoding aspartate carbamoyltransferase catalytic subunit has translation MSELSVHHLLGIKYLNKEDIDLIFETADHFKEVINRPIKKVPSLRDITIANLFFENSTRTRLSFELAEKRLSADVINFSAASSSVKKGETLIDTVNNILSMKVDMVVMRHPNPGAGVFLSKHVDASIVNAGDGAHEHPTQALLDSYSIRERLGEVGGKKVVIVGDILHSRVALSNIFALKLQGAEVKVCGPKTLIPKYIEKLGVQVETDLRKALDWCDVANMLRVQNERMEISYFPSTREYTQQFGVNKKLLDSLNKEIVIMHPGPINRGVEITSDVADSNQAIILDQVQNGVAVRMAVIYLLASKIKR, from the coding sequence ATGAGCGAATTAAGTGTACATCACTTATTGGGAATAAAATATCTAAATAAAGAAGATATTGATTTAATCTTTGAGACTGCTGATCACTTTAAAGAAGTTATTAATCGACCAATTAAAAAAGTTCCTTCGCTTAGAGATATAACGATTGCAAATCTTTTCTTCGAAAATAGTACAAGAACAAGATTATCTTTCGAATTAGCAGAAAAACGACTTTCTGCAGATGTAATTAATTTTTCTGCAGCATCTTCTTCTGTAAAGAAAGGAGAAACACTTATTGATACTGTTAATAATATTCTTTCGATGAAAGTAGATATGGTAGTCATGAGGCACCCTAATCCAGGGGCAGGAGTTTTTCTTTCTAAACATGTAGATGCAAGTATTGTTAATGCAGGAGATGGAGCGCATGAGCATCCTACACAAGCTTTGTTGGATTCTTATTCGATACGCGAACGATTAGGAGAGGTAGGAGGAAAGAAGGTTGTGATTGTAGGAGATATTTTGCACTCTAGAGTTGCGCTTTCTAATATCTTTGCTTTAAAATTACAAGGAGCCGAAGTAAAAGTTTGTGGCCCCAAAACTCTGATTCCTAAATATATTGAGAAATTAGGAGTTCAGGTCGAAACGGATCTAAGAAAAGCACTAGACTGGTGCGATGTTGCCAATATGTTGCGTGTACAAAATGAAAGAATGGAGATTAGTTATTTTCCATCAACACGAGAATATACCCAACAATTTGGAGTAAATAAAAAGTTATTGGATAGTCTGAATAAGGAAATTGTAATCATGCACCCAGGACCAATCAATCGTGGAGTAGAAATCACGAGTGATGTTGCTGATTCTAACCAAGCCATAATATTGGATCAGGTACAGAATGGAGTTGCAGTGCGAATGGCTGTAATATATCTTTTAGCTTCAAAAATTAAACGATAA
- a CDS encoding ribonuclease Z has protein sequence MIFNKEGSTTIITQEKTTIIEFVKGLEDKYTSLENDNIIVNLFSLEQISVDDVNEFLRISNQHKAAKHSFVIVTNKISYDEVLSEITIVPTLQEAYDLVEMEEIERDLGF, from the coding sequence ATGATTTTTAATAAAGAAGGTTCTACTACTATAATCACACAAGAAAAAACTACAATTATTGAGTTTGTTAAAGGCCTTGAAGACAAGTATACTTCCCTCGAAAATGATAATATAATTGTTAACTTGTTTTCATTAGAACAAATCTCTGTAGATGATGTTAATGAATTTTTAAGGATTTCTAATCAGCATAAAGCTGCTAAGCATTCATTCGTGATTGTTACAAATAAGATATCCTATGATGAAGTCTTAAGTGAAATAACAATTGTTCCTACGCTACAGGAAGCATATGATTTGGTAGAGATGGAAGAAATAGAAAGAGATCTAGGTTTTTAA